The genomic region GCGGATTCCGGGAGATGGAACACGGGCGTACAGGCACGGGGACTCGCTGTTCACTTCGTATACTTGCGACGGAAAACGGAGCGGTCAAGGGGTTGATCCTGTTTGAGATAACTCCGTCGCACCTCAGGCGGATCGTGTGCGCTCCGGCGGGGACACAGGTGCGACAGGCTGTCGCACCTTGGGCCGGAAACGTGCGCACGGCGGCACAAAACGAGAGGCGCACCCCGTCTCAGGGAGTGCGCCTCTCGTCGTCATAGATACCGCGCGTCAGCCGTCTTCCGGCACCTCGGCCACAACGCCCAGGTCGGCCAGCAGCGATGCCAGGTCGTACGCCGCGTATTCGTCGTCCACCTCCAGCTCCACCCGCTCGCCGCCGTGGACTCGGTCCAGGAGGGCCTGGGCATCGGGGAGCGACAGCCCCGTGTAGGTCTGCAGCACGCCGATCACGGAATGAACGCTGACGCTGGGGCGCGCGCCGGCGACCACCACGCGCGCGATCACCGCACCGCCCTTACGGCGGCCGCCACGTCCAGCGCGCCCTCGTAGATGGCCTTGCCGATGATGGCTCCCGCGATCCCGCGCCCCTGGCGCGCCGCAGCGGCCACGGCCAGCACGTCTTCCATCCCCCGCATCCCGCCGGAGACGATCACCTCCGCCCCCGCGTGCGCCGCCAGCTCGGCGGAAAGCTCCAGGTTGGGCCCCATCATCATCCCGTCGCGCTCGATGTCGGTGTGGATGATGGTGCGCACCCCGAGATCGACGAGCGAGCGCGCCAGATCGAAAAGGTCGGCGCCGCTTTCCTCGGTCCACCCGCGCGCCGCCGGCCGCCGCCCGCGCGCATCCAGCCCCACGGCGATCCGCTCCGCGCCCCAGCGCTCGATGGCGCGCCGCACCAGCTCCGGGTTCTCGATGGCCGCGGTGCCGATCACCGCCCGCGCCACTCCCGCGTCCAGCACCTCAGCCAAATCCGCTTCCGTGCGCAGCCCACCGCCCGTCTGCACCATGGCGCCGACGCCGGCGGAGACGG from Longimicrobium sp. harbors:
- the hisA gene encoding 1-(5-phosphoribosyl)-5-[(5-phosphoribosylamino)methylideneamino]imidazole-4-carboxamide isomerase, encoding MTDTTTPEGFALYPAIDLRRGRCVRLEKGRADRETVYGDDPLAVARGFVDAGAEWIHVVDLDAAFGDGSNRPLIQSVSAGVGAMVQTGGGLRTEADLAEVLDAGVARAVIGTAAIENPELVRRAIERWGAERIAVGLDARGRRPAARGWTEESGADLFDLARSLVDLGVRTIIHTDIERDGMMMGPNLELSAELAAHAGAEVIVSGGMRGMEDVLAVAAAARQGRGIAGAIIGKAIYEGALDVAAAVRAVR